A genomic segment from Gossypium hirsutum isolate 1008001.06 chromosome D04, Gossypium_hirsutum_v2.1, whole genome shotgun sequence encodes:
- the LOC107898268 gene encoding uncharacterized protein: MEIPIINRIIDFESDINSLNNPSFISQVYSLFGIEEIYEAYNLWDWGALILVLVASLSTIINTLKILIIRSRRRHSLPSQPLLDDTDFDTDTDSSCVSSDDELEYEEPSTSHEWQQVDENFRVRGSGYLIDHQLKSRDFTLQKKLSSIGGLFSWAEEVTGGNIVVKLWDNLGIGFRLDLDDSHNVLNMYDANKETKLTSIFGRDSVIHAVSISSSSTVIVVSAGADSLSSRVAVSAWDRRLHSSSPVILSEWRPKRSIEKITTINTKGMEQVYIKGDVVGKLTVGDMRKVSSSLMSSNVETWWDADAVWHLERVD; this comes from the coding sequence ATGGAAATCCCGATTATCAACAGAATCATTGATTTTGAATCGGATATCAACTCTCTGAACAACCCATCTTTCATTTCCCAAGTTTATTCGCTTTTTGGGATTGAGGAAATATACGAAGCTTACAATTTGTGGGACTGGGGAGCTTTGATTCTTGTCTTAGTAGCCTCGTTGTCTACCATAATCAATACACTCAAAATTTTGATAATCAGATCTCGGCGGCGTCATTCTTTACCGTCTCAACCTCTTCTAGATGATACAGATTTTGACACTGACACCGATTCTTCCTGCGTATCTTCAGATGACGAACTAGAATATGAGGAGCCATCGACATCTCACGAATGGCAACAAGTTGATGAAAATTTTCGGGTTAGAGGCTCAGGTTATCTCATCGACCACCAATTGAAAAGCCGTGATTTTACCCTACAAAAGAAACTAAGCAGTATTGGGGGTTTGTTTTCTTGGGCTGAAGAGGTGACCGGCGGAAATATCGTGGTGAAGCTGTGGGACAATCTAGGGATAGGTTTCCGTTTGGACCTGGATGACAGCCACAACGTTTTAAACATGTATGACGCTAATAAAGAAACAAAGCTCACATCAATTTTTGGTAGGGATTCCGTCATTCATGCGGTTTCAATATCGTCCTCATCGACGGTAATCGTTGTATCTGCTGGCGCTGACTCGTTATCTTCTCGAGTAGCTGTCAGCGCGTGGGATAGGAGACTTCATTCTTCTTCACCGGTAATTCTATCAGAATGGAGGCCCAAAAGATCGATTGAAAAAATCACAACAATCAATACCAAAGGCATGGAGCAAGTTTACATCAAGGGTGATGTAGTGGGGAAGTTAACGGTTGGTGATATGAGGAAGGTGAGCTCATCGTTGATGAGCTCTAACGTTGAAACTTGGTGGGATGCTGATGCCGTTTGGCATCTCGAACGAGTCGATTAA